The Shewanella sp. MTB7 genome includes a window with the following:
- the nqrM gene encoding (Na+)-NQR maturation NqrM produces MSSFIAAFVVLLLFFLLMSIGYIVKRTAVAGSCGGLGTLGIEKACDCDDPCDNRKAKMAAEEARREKLAKNRIL; encoded by the coding sequence ATGAGTTCATTTATTGCAGCTTTTGTCGTTTTACTGTTATTTTTTCTTTTGATGTCGATTGGGTACATCGTTAAACGCACTGCGGTAGCAGGTAGTTGTGGTGGTCTAGGCACTCTTGGTATAGAGAAAGCGTGTGATTGCGACGATCCTTGTGATAACCGTAAAGCTAAGATGGCTGCTGAAGAGGCAAGGCGTGAAAAGCTAGCAAAGAACCGTATTCTTTAA